A region from the Corylus avellana chromosome ca7, CavTom2PMs-1.0 genome encodes:
- the LOC132188042 gene encoding uncharacterized protein LOC132188042 has translation MNSGFGLIWIKVMREILIGGLCLQCKSEFKGLRFTCLDFDHVILGVQRVILFHINYFYVLKLEGASSLPLKHLGVYFCSRLKSIKICDTNLVSFKYAGPTTRLLVNNAPLLVDVSISHGMFSNSMLRQLSSCFSQLQILTLSKANVDDKIKLRLFTGLKNLKKLVLEIRSEDDESLLRFTPLIEACSYLQIFVLKLTWGCRTPLKRKKRVIKAVNCPHYYLKVVEIGGYYGGSSAFELAMYFIENATKLEKIIIDPQYQFRWHETLGIVETKEKQEQEQTGRCRARRQLEAKVPHRIKLEIL, from the exons ATGAATTCCgggtttggtttgatttggaTAAAGGTTATGCGCGAGATATTAATAGGTGGATTATGTTTGCAATGCAAAAGCGAGTTCAAAGGCTTGAGATTCACTTGTCTGGATTTCGATCATGTGATCCTCGGCGTTCAACGCGTTATACTTTTCCATATCAACTACTTTTACGTCCTCAAACTAGAGGGTGCTTCATCTCTCCCTTTGAAACACTTAGGGGTATACTTCTGCAGCCGCTTAAAATCCATCAAGATCTGTGACACAAACCTTGTTTCTTTTAAGTATGCGGGACCAACGACAAGGTTGCTTGTTAATAATGCTCCACTGCTTGTTGATGTATCTATTTCCCATGGAATGTTTTCTAACTCAATGCTTCGCCAGCTTTCATCATGTTTTTCTCAGCTACAGATTCTTACATTGAGCAAAGCAAATGTGGAT GATAAAATAAAGCTTCGATTGTTTACCGGATTGAAGAATCTTAAGAAATTGGTATTAGAAATCAGATCAGAGGATGATGAAAGTCTCCTTCGTTTCACTCCCTTGATAGAGGCATGCTCTTACCTGCAAATCTTTGTGTTGAAG TTAACATGGGGTTGCCGGACCCCtttaaagaggaagaaaagagtGATAAAAGCGGTCAATTGCCCACATTATTATCTCAAAGTGGTGGAAATAGGTGGATACTATGGCGGTAGCAGTGCTTTTGAGCTTGCCATGTACTTCATTGAGAATGCtacaaaacttgaaaaaatcataattgaCCCTCAATACCAATTTCGGTGGCATGAGACACTAGGAATTGTTGAAACTaaggaaaaacaagaacaagagCAAACTGGAAGGTGTCGTGCTAGGCGGCAGCTTGAGGCAAAAGTACCTCATAGAATCAAGCTGGAAATCCTTTAA
- the LOC132188040 gene encoding putative F-box/FBD/LRR-repeat protein At4g03220, with protein sequence MKPPTKKQNSGFSDLPDGAVHNVLDFLGMRDIARLCVVSKRCRELCISNPNLCLSNIEDKSGGPHFYSFVDRFMALRCLHGVMTDRFAIRWSFEGSVVDQDEEYYRVETWLQHAVNQGSVAGVRLKFFLLGRQHFSLPLCVLRCNSVTFLDIDAENALLKLPSAPPYFASELQSLQLRHVQIENNCNCNLGELLSSFKSLKVLKLDKISGIKAMTITSSSIEILSIVSVDSHLCDVEIQQLHKLYELNLVWFPKSSSSTSLKISAPNLQTFQWSGITVDDYCMRDSPDLLQALIGLHLPAQSKGNPDSTKNNLVKILHSVQKARHLKLYGCFVEALLKHGCLPFSFDNVEHLTVIRSSLGDQVLPLSSLLRGTTNLKLLSLHVCASVTNSMPSSELPFKMEYWQSQNFMFTHQLKKVVVHLFDKENEIELIKYLLTNAQELELMTILYSSPLSSSDVIIELKKFKKPSTKLILYSSLDNHRHHQSLRLM encoded by the exons ATGAAACCGCCTACGAAGAAGCAGAATTCAGGATTCAGCGACCTTCCAGATGGTGCTGTTCATAACGTTCTTGATTTCCTCGGGATGAGGGACATTGCGAGATTATGCGTCGTATCAAAAAGATGCCGAGAGTTGTGCATTTCAAACCCTAATTTGTGTTTGAGTAACATCGAAGACAAATCAGGTGGACCTCACTTCTACAGCTTTGTGGATAGGTTCATGGCTCTCCGCTGCTTGCATGGGGTGATGACGGATCGCTTTGCGATCCGTTGGTCTTTCGAAGGAAGCGTTGTTGATCAAGACGAAGAATACTACCGGGTGGAGACGTGGTTACAGCACGCAGTAAACCAGGGCAGCGTTGCAGGAGTTCGCCTGAAATTCTTTCTCCTCGGTCGTCAACACTTTTCCTTGCCGCTTTGTGTTCTGCGTTGTAATTCCGTAACGTTCCTGGACATCGACGCCGAAAATGCCCTTCTCAAATTACCCTCAGCTCCTCCCTATTTTGCTTCAGAGCTACAGAGCTTACAATTACGCCACGTTCAAATCGAAAACAACTGCAATTGCAATTTGGGTGAATTGCTTTCATCTTTCAAGTCCCTCAAGGTATTGAAGCTTGACAAAATTAGCGGGATAAAGGCTATGACTATCACCAGCTCGTCTATTGAGATTTTATCGATTGTAAGCGTTGATAGTCACCTCTGCGATGTTGAGATTCAGCAGCTTCACAAACTCTATGAACTTAATCTAGTCTGGTTTCCCAAATCCTCCAGTAGTACATCACTGAAAATCTCTGCTCCCAATCTCCAAACATTTCAATGGAGTGGAATTACTGTCGATGACTATTGTATGAGGGATTCGCCAGATCTTTTGCAGGCTCTAATTGGTCTTCATCTACCTGCTCAATCGAAGGGGAATCCAGATTCGACCAAGAATAACTTGGTTAAGATTCTTCACAGCGTACAAAAGGCTAGACATCTAAAACTATATGGTTGTTTTGTTGAG GCTTTACTTAAGCATGGTTGCTTGCCATTTTCATTTGATAATGTTGAGCATTTGACTGTGATAAGAAGTTCACTTGGTGACCAAGTCCTACCATTGTCCTCCCTTCTCAGAGGAACAACTAATCTAAAGCTTCTCAGTCTACACGTTTGTGCTAGT GTGACAAACTCAATGCCTTCGAGTGAGCTTCCATTTAAGATGGAATATTGGCAATCTCAAAACTTCATGTTTACTCATCAACTGAAAAAAGTAGTTGTGCATCTTTTTGATAAAGAGAATGAAATAGAACTAATCAAATATTTGCTCACGAATGCACAAGAATTGGAACTGATGACCATTTTGTATTCATCACCACTATCATCATCAGATGTCATTATTGAGTTAAAAAAGTTCAAGAAGCCTTCAACAAAATTGATTCTATATTCATCATTGGATAACCACCGTCATCATCAGAGTCTTCGTCttatgtaa
- the LOC132188041 gene encoding LOW QUALITY PROTEIN: putative WEB family protein At1g65010, chloroplastic (The sequence of the model RefSeq protein was modified relative to this genomic sequence to represent the inferred CDS: substituted 3 bases at 3 genomic stop codons) yields the protein MLRLFKHKSEKSWERLEFKFSDVRAFQVPKGWDKLFVSIVSVETGRTITKSGKASVRNGTCQWEEGFSESIWISPHDASKDNEKCLVKLVVAKGSARFGTLGEATTNLANHITLGTSVPVSLPLKKCEHGTILQIKIQCLTPRTKLRDEQFKDAKSYKEEMNVDYNDIDNKSDVSDSAFNRSVGPSSIQNLDSTYFSGEICVAGYEISFSALTSYGRFDSMGGSIDTEIVSTRNNLNGVTNNYLSGKXDSTSSEDGCGSYSFSRASRSNNSSFTSRFSGSGNHLHKQSEDFGEDSHGNATSLPQNSASTKDLLDAAEVTIDLLRAEARMWKQNARKLMIDLERLRKELSDQSDNRASLEVELAASHTKCDTLKLEIEQLKVLLEDSKLKQNSSELENLDHIQEALKDELKYQKDSNATLSLQLRKTQESNVELVSILHELEDTLEQQKQVIDNLSMAKSGYEDIEKHSHEYQGNSNKHVLANEIRKVSCESNLQGGAVEYIVHDLQKGIGEDNGISELQFQQLQESHKNLESTIQILEKCVEEKDHEIETEQGFKTQILMECEAEWRGRLTEKEEEIINLKAKLSEALDSQSSREMEFAGGCDSALIKXIEASKQVQELKTYCGELSDENSKFQFKFMESREDLQTSAASSNSSLGEDPHYDLSPTSESEESQLKFQTCKPEEELKKEIFINEVSANHLEIQCTDFWKKCADLEHQLHAFKDKHVPDGVNMELVSKVTNLSKKLLEKTFEAEKLKADSMMKETQITNLQEEKSQVEEVINKFLGDLHNDLMVVNGSMDFQDTASKILERKLAEIENDRHDLEVHWSELEVENVELSERIFGLEVVLRCVTDEKEANRLVNQKLESHAISLKDEIRRLETQLEEQKVDMKQKLQNMQNRWLEAQEEYVKLVNPSSQLTTGGLSEECSSLQKSNGELRKKNWELHKHSVLEAEQLESHKVFSHVLNEVEALEEKISLMQEEVASKGKAITSELDVLLHGNQRLKEKIVLEESLLNRIYLEKTVEVEDLKRQVAQLTEQISLEKKRKALEVAHEVRCLRADKAMLEADLQEVRGQVKLYENKLGILQEEYEAKVQGLIGELMASKQNQEILMADHGKVRRQLEDVKSKEKGLKSIIRGLEKSIIRGLEIEFKSSEYKRLQLTEEMSSLKVQLQKAGMLQDEALAFRRSLTDAKLENGRLEASFQILAADYEELKAERVSLIQKTGSMQNSSSESEDCNHIVALEEKILRLEWDLTAREALCAHNAKLKNEFAQLKRENSQFQRQIKYLQEKQECLKRAQALEDALRQNKEVKADHKKSTGAILPYCHESKAMSTSVHDESRLSQKDDNNSTSQSSDELSLETDQLKLSYGQGREQVERQKDDNKQHFDTPAGSSQGKGIDPMTKIQYFLESEPSXYMKTSEMLETQLKR from the exons ATGCTAAGGTTGTTTAAGCACAAGTCAGAGAAATCCTGGGAGAGATTGGAGTTCAAGTTCTCTGATGTTCGGGCTTTTCag GTGCCGAAAGGATGGGATAAGCTTTTTGTGTCTATTGTTTCTGTGGAAACAGGAAGAACCATAACCAAGTCGGGGAAGGCATCTGTAAGGAATGGAACTTGTCAATGGGAAGAGGGTTTTTCAGAATCTATTTGGATTTCACCACATGATGCTTCCAAAGATAATGAAAAATGCCTTGTTAAACTCGTGGTTGCTAAG GGATCAGCTAGATTTGGTACACTTGGAGAGGCTACAACAAATTTGGCCAACCACATTACGTTAGGAACCTCTGTTCCTGTTTCATTACCACTCAAAAAATGTGAACATGGGACAATCTTACAA ATTAAAATTCAATGCCTAACACCAAGAACAAAGCTTAG gGATGAGCAATTTAAAGACGCAAAGTCATACAAGGAGGAGATGAATGTTGACTACAATGACATAGATAATAAATCAGATGTGTCTGATAGTGCCTTCAACAGGAGTGTTGGACCATCATCTATTCAAAACTTGGACAGCACATATTTTTCAGGAGAAATTTGTGTGGCAGGGTAT GAAATAAGTTTCTCAGCATTGACTTCATATGGTAGATTTGATTCCATGGGGGGTTCCATTGACACAGAAATAGTTTCCACTCGAAATAATTTAAATGGGGTTACAAACAATTATCTGAGTGGCAAATAAGATTCAACCAGCTCTGAAGATGGTTGTGGTTCTTATTCTTTTAGTCGTGCTTCAAGATCAAATAACTCATCCTTTACTTCAAGGTTCTCAGGCTCAGGAAACCATCTCCATAAACAAAGTGAAGACTTTGGTGAAGATTCACATGGCAATGCCACATCACTGCCGCAGAATTCTGCTTCAACTAAAGACCTTCTGGATGCTGCAGAAGTTACAATTGACTTACTTCGGGCTGAAGCTCGGATGTGGAAACAAAATGCTCGAAAGCTAATGATTGATCTGGAAAGATTGCGGAAGGAATTATCTGATCAGTCAGATAATCGGGCAAGTCTTGAAGTGGAGCTTGCAGCTTCACATACTAAATGTGATACCTTGAAGCTGGAAATTGAGCAACTAAAAGTCTTATTGGAGGACTCAAAGTTGAAACAAAATTCCTCTGAACTTGAAAACTTAGATCATATTCAAGAGGCACTAAAAGATGAGCTCAAGTATCAGAAAGATTCAAATGCCACATTATCCTTGCAACTAAGGAAAACTCAAGAATCAAATGTTGAGCTCGTTTCTATTCTTCATGAGCTGGAAGATACCCTAGAACAGCAGAAACAGGTGATCGATAATCTTTCAATGGCCAAGTCAGGTTATGAAGATATAGAAAAGCATAGCCATGAATATCAAGGCAATTCAAACAAGCATGTTTTAGCCAATGAGATCAGAAAGGTCTCTTGTGAATCAAATCTACAAGGTGGTGCTGTTGAATACATAGTACATGATCTGCAGAAAGGAATTGGAGAGGACAATGGGATTTCAGAGCTTCAGTTCCAACAGTTGCAGGAATCACATAAGAACTTGGAAAGTACCATCCAGATTCTGGAGAAATGCGTGGAGGAGAAGGACCATGAGATAGAGACCGAACAAGGTTTCAAGACTCAAATTCTAATGGAGTGTGAGGCAGAATGGAGAGGTAGATTAAccgaaaaagaggaagaaatcaTCAATTTGAAAGCAAAATTATCTGAAGCTCTTGATTCTCAAAGTTCAAGGGAAATGGAGTTTGCAGGTGGATGTGATTCTGCTCTTATCAAATAAATCGAGGCTTCGAAGCAGGTGCAAGAGCTTAAAACATATTGCGGTGAGCTTTCGGATGAGAactcaaaatttcaatttaagttCATGGAATCAAGGGAGGATCTTCAGACATCTGCCGCCTCTTCTAATTCTTCATTAGGTGAGGATCCACACTATGATCTTTCTCCCACCTCTGAATCTGAAGAAAGccaattgaaatttcaaacatGTAAGCCTGAAGAGGAACTGAAGAAGgaaatttttatcaatgaaGTTTCTGCCAACCACTTAGAGATTCAATGTACAGATTTCTGGAAGAAGTGTGCAGACCTGGAGCATCAGCTGCATGCTTTCAAGGACAAACATGTGCCAGATGGTGTGAACATGGAATTAGTATCTAAAGTGACAAACCTAAGTAAGAAACTGCTGGAAAAAACTTTTGAGGCCGAGAAGCTCAAGGCTGACAGCATGATGAAGGAAACTCAGATTACTAATCTTCAGGAAGAGAAAAGCCAGGTTGAAGAagttataaacaaatttttgggTGATTTGCATAATGATTTGATGGTGGTTAATGGCAGTATGGATTTCCAGGATACAGCTAGCAAGATTCTTGAAAGGAAATTAGCGGAAATAGAAAATGACAGACATGACTTGGAAGTCCACTGGTCTGAACTAGAAGTGGAAAATGTGGAGTTATCAGAACGAATATTTGGCTTGGAAGTTGTGTTGAGATGTGTTACTGATGAGAAGGAGGCAAATCGTCTGGTAAATCAAAAATTAGAATCTCATGCCATTAGTCTCAAGGATGAAATTAGAAGATTGGAAACTCAACTAGAGGAACAAAAAGTTGATATGAAACAGAAGTTGCAAAACATGCAGAACAGGTGGTTAGAAGCACAAGAAGAGTATGTGAAATTAGTGAATCCAAGTTCACAATTAACGACTGGAGGTCTTAGTGAAGAATGTTCTTCACTTCAGAAATCAAATGGAGAGCTAAGGAAGAAAAACTGGGAATTACATAAGCATTCAGTCTTGGAAGCAGAACAATTGGAATCACACAAGGTTTTTTCTCATGTGTTAAATGAAGTTGAAGctttagaagaaaaaatttctttaatgcAAGAAGAAGTTGCCTCAAAGGGAAAGGCCATAACTTCAGAACTAGATGTACTTCTCCATGGAAACCAAAGGCTTAAAGAGAAGATTGTTCTCGAAGAGAGCTTGTTAAATCGAATCTACTTGGAGAAAACAGTTGAAGTTGAGGACTTGAAAAGACAGGTTGCACAACTCACTGAACAGATATCtctagaaaagaagagaaaagctTTAGAAGTTGCACATGAAGTTCGTTGTTTACGTGCTGATAAAGCTATGCTTGAAGCTGATCTTCAAGAAGTCCGAGGACAAGTTAAATTATATGAAAACAAGCTTGGTATTCTTCAAGAGGAGTATGAAGCAAAGGTGCAAGGACTAATTGGTGAGCTCATGGCCAGCAAGCAAAACCAGGAAATTCTCATGGCTGATCATGGAAAGGTGCGAAGGCAATTGGAAGATGTTAAATCTAAAGAAAAGGGGCTAAAAAGCATCATTAGAGGCCTTGAGAAAAGCATCATTAGGGGGCTTGAGATAGAGTTTAAATCTTCTGAATACAAGAGGCTACAGCTAACAGAAGAAATGTCCAGCCTTAAGGTTCAATTACAGAAAGCAGGAATGCTTCAGGATGAAGCTTTGGCTTTTAGGAGATCACTCACTGATGCCAAACTTGAAAATGGAAGACTGGAAGCTTCATTTCAGATATTAGCTGCAGATTATGAAGAGCTGAAGGCTGAGAGGGTCTCACTTATTCAGAAAACGGGTAGCATGCAGAATTCTTCATCCGAATCAGAGGACTGCAACCACATAGTTGCTCTTGAGGAAAAGATTTTGCGGCTGGAGTGGGATCTAACTGCAAGAGAAGCATTATGTGCCCATAATGCTAAGCTGAAAAATGAGTTTGCCCAGCTTAAGAGAGAAAATAGCCAATTTCAGAGACAAATAAAATATCTTCAGGAAAAACAAGAATGCCTGAAAAGAGCTCAAGCTCTTGAAGATGCACTAAGACAAAACAAAGAAGTAAAAGCGGACCACAAGAAGTCCACCGGTGCAATTCTTCCTTATTGTCATGAATCCAAAGCCATGAGTACTTCTGTTCACGACGAATCAAGGCTCTCACAG AAAGATGATAATAACAGCACAAGTCAATCCAGCGACGAGTTGTCTTTGGAAACTGATCAACTAAAACTTTCATATGGTCAAGGCAGAGAACAAGTTGAAAGACAA AAAGATGATAACAAACAACATTTTGATACTCCTGCTGGAAGTTCTCAAGGTAAAGGAATTGATCCTATGACAAAGATCCAATATTTTCTTGAGAGTGAACCTTCTTAGTATATGAAGACAAGTGAGATGCTTGAAACCCAGCTTAAGAGGTAG